A single region of the Undibacterium piscinae genome encodes:
- the mog gene encoding molybdopterin adenylyltransferase, which translates to MISRTRTMSELSVELGGNEDSKLDRALRIGLVSISDRASAGIYQDQGLPALQEWFGAALSTPWIMETRLIPDERAAIEQALIGLVDQAHCDLVITTGGTGPARRDVTPEATLAVATKEMPGFGEQMRQISLKFVPTAILSRQVAVIRETSDHAALIMNLPGQPKSIKETLEGLKDADGKQLIAGIFAAVPYCIDLIGGPYVETHEAICKVFRPKAAIRQK; encoded by the coding sequence ATGATATCGAGGACGAGGACGATGAGTGAACTTAGCGTTGAGCTAGGTGGTAACGAAGACAGTAAACTGGACCGTGCCTTGCGCATCGGTCTGGTTTCTATCTCCGATCGCGCCTCTGCCGGGATTTATCAGGATCAGGGCCTGCCGGCCTTGCAAGAATGGTTTGGCGCGGCACTAAGCACGCCCTGGATCATGGAAACCCGTCTGATCCCCGATGAGCGCGCCGCCATAGAGCAAGCGCTGATCGGGTTAGTCGATCAAGCCCATTGCGACCTGGTCATCACCACCGGTGGTACCGGACCGGCGCGACGCGATGTCACTCCGGAAGCGACGCTGGCGGTGGCGACCAAAGAGATGCCCGGCTTTGGCGAACAAATGCGCCAGATCAGCCTCAAATTCGTGCCTACCGCGATCTTGTCACGGCAAGTTGCCGTAATACGCGAAACCAGCGATCACGCAGCGTTGATCATGAACCTGCCTGGTCAACCAAAGTCGATCAAGGAGACGCTCGAAGGTCTCAAGGATGCCGACGGCAAACAACTGATTGCCGGCATCTTTGCCGCAGTGCCCTATTGCATAGACTTGATAGGCGGCCCTTATGTAGAGACGCATGAGGCGATATGCAAGGTGTTTCGTCCGAAAGCGGCAATCCGTCAAAAATAA
- the pmbA gene encoding metalloprotease PmbA, with amino-acid sequence MSKPVFTHTQDQLKQIAQDMLRFAREKGASDAAVEISEGGGLSVSVRKGKVETIEQNRDKGIGVTVYLGQKRGNASTSDFSEKSLIDTVDAAYNIARFTAEDHCADLPETELLEMNPRDLKLFYPWLVTAEEAIELARRTEAAAYAVDKRVSNCEGAGVHAQQSHFVAANSRGFMGGYPFSRHTISVSPIAGKGARMQRDDWYSSQRNAKKLAQPEAVGRYAAERALARLNARKLDTRKCPVLFEAPLAAGLLGSFVQAVSGGALYRKSSFLLDSLGTQVFPDHIQIAEDPHVLGGVGSSPFDDEGVKTQYRDVVKDGILQGYFLSCYSARKLGMKTTGNAGGSHNLTLSSSLTKKTDNFKAMLKKMGTGLLVTELMGQGVNYVTGDYSRGASGYWVENGVIQYPVEEITIAGDMREMFKQIVAIGADTLIRGTKQTGSILIENMTVAGS; translated from the coding sequence ATGAGCAAACCAGTTTTTACCCATACTCAGGATCAGTTAAAGCAAATTGCACAAGATATGTTGCGTTTTGCACGTGAAAAAGGCGCTTCGGATGCCGCTGTAGAAATCAGCGAGGGGGGCGGGCTTTCGGTCAGTGTGCGTAAAGGTAAAGTCGAAACAATCGAGCAAAACCGCGATAAGGGTATAGGCGTTACTGTCTACCTGGGCCAAAAGCGCGGCAATGCCAGTACTTCTGATTTTTCCGAAAAATCACTGATCGATACGGTGGATGCCGCCTATAACATTGCGCGCTTTACTGCGGAAGATCATTGTGCTGATTTGCCGGAAACCGAATTACTGGAAATGAATCCACGGGATTTGAAATTATTTTATCCGTGGCTGGTCACGGCCGAAGAAGCCATTGAGCTGGCGCGCCGTACCGAGGCGGCCGCCTATGCCGTGGATAAACGCGTCAGTAATTGCGAAGGCGCCGGCGTACATGCCCAGCAGTCGCATTTCGTTGCAGCCAATTCACGCGGTTTCATGGGGGGCTATCCATTTTCCCGACATACCATTTCGGTTTCGCCGATTGCAGGCAAAGGCGCTCGCATGCAGCGTGATGACTGGTACAGCTCCCAGCGCAATGCAAAAAAGCTGGCACAGCCGGAGGCGGTGGGGCGCTATGCCGCAGAGCGCGCATTGGCACGTTTAAATGCGCGCAAGCTTGATACCCGTAAATGCCCGGTTTTGTTTGAGGCGCCGCTGGCGGCCGGTTTGCTGGGCTCTTTCGTTCAGGCCGTGTCCGGTGGTGCCCTGTATCGCAAATCAAGCTTTCTACTCGACTCGTTAGGCACTCAGGTATTTCCCGATCATATACAGATTGCCGAAGATCCGCATGTACTCGGTGGCGTTGGTTCGTCTCCGTTTGATGACGAGGGTGTCAAAACGCAATATCGTGATGTGGTTAAGGACGGTATCTTGCAAGGTTATTTCTTATCCTGCTATTCAGCGCGCAAATTGGGCATGAAGACGACCGGTAATGCCGGTGGCTCGCACAACCTGACGCTGTCGTCTTCACTGACCAAAAAGACCGATAATTTCAAGGCCATGCTAAAGAAAATGGGCACTGGCTTACTGGTGACCGAGTTAATGGGGCAGGGCGTCAATTATGTGACTGGTGATTATTCACGCGGTGCTTCCGGCTATTGGGTGGAAAATGGCGTGATTCAGTATCCGGTCGAAGAAATCACCATTGCCGGCGATATGCGTGAAATGTTTAAGCAAATTGTGGCGATCGGTGCGGATACCTTGATACGTGGCACCAAGCAAACCGGTTCCATACTGATAGAGAACATGACGGTGGCTGGTAGTTAG
- a CDS encoding metal-dependent hydrolase, translating into MASKKAHHATGWAAGVIAGALVAHAGAAGPYFCWSILSLFAGLLGGTAPDWLELAWWSRSRRLWITHRTLTHWGVAWIFLLAFSYLALGHEPWAPLLFGFSAGGVMHLLADWPNPLGVPWIFGRHSLKWWRSGRFDLIVVVSSWLAAMCVSDFVFLNNVHNLKAISLMKSLPLWTWKTV; encoded by the coding sequence ATGGCTTCAAAAAAAGCGCATCATGCTACCGGATGGGCTGCAGGGGTGATTGCCGGGGCGTTGGTTGCGCATGCGGGGGCGGCGGGCCCCTATTTCTGCTGGAGTATCCTGAGTTTGTTCGCGGGTTTGCTCGGTGGTACTGCCCCCGATTGGCTAGAGTTAGCCTGGTGGTCTCGTAGCCGTCGCTTATGGATTACCCACCGTACGCTGACGCACTGGGGCGTCGCTTGGATTTTTCTGCTGGCCTTTTCGTATCTGGCGCTTGGGCATGAGCCTTGGGCTCCGCTGTTATTTGGCTTTTCTGCCGGCGGTGTGATGCACTTACTGGCCGATTGGCCCAATCCTCTCGGAGTTCCCTGGATATTCGGACGTCATTCCCTGAAATGGTGGCGTAGTGGTCGTTTCGATCTTATCGTGGTCGTTTCCTCGTGGCTTGCCGCCATGTGTGTCAGTGATTTTGTGTTTTTAAATAACGTGCATAACCTGAAGGCGATTTCATTGATGAAGTCGCTGCCTTTATGGACATGGAAAACCGTCTAA
- a CDS encoding IclR family transcriptional regulator, producing the protein MKTETSLSDKTSIQVIDRLTALLDALSQYQDPVSLKELAIVTGLHPSTAHRILNDLVKTRFVDKAEAGSYRLGMRLLELGNIVKSRLNVREAALEFMRTLHRQTQQTVNLSVRQGDEIVYIDRAFSERSGMQVVRAIGGRAPLHLTSTGKLFLSLDEPKAIRAYTTRTGLAGHNKNSITDLAKLEKELAEVRINGYARDNEELELGVRCMAAGIRDDSGKMIAGLSISAPADRLQEEWLGDLIATAEQISATLGYVAP; encoded by the coding sequence ATGAAAACCGAAACCAGCTTATCTGATAAAACCTCGATACAGGTAATAGACCGCCTGACAGCTCTGCTCGATGCGCTATCCCAATATCAAGACCCTGTAAGCCTCAAGGAACTAGCCATCGTCACCGGGCTACATCCATCTACCGCGCATCGCATCTTGAACGATTTGGTCAAGACGCGCTTTGTCGACAAGGCCGAAGCAGGTTCCTATCGCCTGGGGATGCGATTACTGGAACTCGGCAACATTGTCAAAAGCCGGCTCAACGTCCGTGAAGCGGCATTGGAATTTATGCGTACATTGCATCGCCAGACCCAGCAAACGGTCAATCTGTCGGTGCGTCAGGGCGATGAAATCGTGTATATAGACCGCGCATTTTCAGAACGTTCCGGTATGCAGGTGGTCCGCGCCATCGGCGGCCGTGCTCCGCTGCACCTGACCTCCACCGGAAAACTGTTTTTATCCCTGGACGAACCCAAAGCGATACGCGCCTATACGACCCGCACCGGACTGGCCGGGCACAATAAGAACTCGATTACCGACCTGGCCAAGCTGGAAAAAGAGTTGGCCGAAGTCCGCATCAATGGCTATGCCCGCGACAATGAAGAGTTGGAACTGGGCGTGCGCTGTATGGCAGCGGGAATCCGTGATGACAGTGGAAAAATGATTGCAGGTCTGTCAATTTCAGCACCAGCCGACCGCCTGCAAGAAGAATGGCTGGGAGATCTGATTGCCACGGCCGAACAAATTTCAGCCACTCTGGGCTACGTCGCACCTTGA
- a CDS encoding DUF615 domain-containing protein encodes MPNPNRGACGFKSNEFEQEYERPSKSQLKREMTELQKLGQELIDQSRDRVKRVPMPEDVREAILECQKIKDHEGRRRQLQFVGKKMRTLDETEVALIQKTIDSWKGASKSETAAMHALERKRDKLLANDAAVTELMAEHPEIDAQQLRTMIRNARKEQAENKPPKAYREIFQLLKELAKAKAAGTASDEDDDIEDEDDE; translated from the coding sequence ATGCCAAATCCAAATCGAGGCGCTTGCGGCTTCAAATCCAATGAGTTCGAACAAGAGTACGAGCGCCCATCAAAATCTCAGCTAAAGCGTGAGATGACTGAGCTTCAAAAGCTTGGTCAAGAACTGATCGATCAGTCACGTGACCGCGTCAAGCGCGTACCGATGCCTGAAGATGTGCGCGAGGCAATTCTTGAATGTCAAAAAATAAAGGATCACGAAGGTCGTCGTCGTCAGTTGCAATTCGTAGGCAAAAAAATGCGTACGCTAGATGAGACAGAAGTGGCGCTCATCCAAAAAACCATAGACAGCTGGAAAGGCGCTTCCAAATCGGAAACCGCCGCCATGCATGCGCTTGAACGTAAACGCGATAAATTACTGGCCAACGATGCCGCAGTCACTGAGTTGATGGCCGAACATCCGGAAATCGACGCTCAGCAATTGCGCACGATGATCCGGAATGCGCGCAAGGAACAGGCAGAGAACAAACCGCCAAAAGCCTATCGCGAAATTTTCCAGCTACTCAAGGAACTGGCCAAGGCGAAAGCTGCCGGCACTGCCTCTGATGAAGACGATGATATCGAGGACGAGGACGATGAGTGA
- a CDS encoding cytochrome c oxidase subunit 3 family protein, giving the protein MWCFILAELLVFGIFFIAYTITRSRHVDLFNASQLQLDRVSGFINTILLISSSYFVVRAMAAIQRGNGKICSKWLLAAITCGAIFAILKLVEFAAKINAGISMSTNTFYMFYLFLAFFHFMHVILGMVILGAIAVKAWQGGYTAEMHEGAETGAAYWHMVDLVWIILFPLIYVLH; this is encoded by the coding sequence ATGTGGTGCTTTATCCTCGCCGAACTATTGGTGTTCGGCATATTTTTTATCGCCTATACGATTACCAGGTCGCGCCATGTCGACCTTTTCAATGCCTCGCAATTACAACTGGACCGCGTTTCCGGCTTTATCAATACGATCTTACTGATCTCCAGCAGCTATTTCGTGGTCAGGGCAATGGCGGCCATACAGCGTGGCAATGGTAAAATTTGCAGTAAATGGCTGCTGGCGGCAATCACCTGCGGTGCCATCTTTGCGATCTTGAAACTGGTGGAATTTGCCGCAAAAATCAATGCCGGCATCAGCATGTCCACCAATACCTTTTACATGTTTTACCTGTTCCTGGCATTTTTCCATTTCATGCACGTGATACTAGGCATGGTGATACTAGGTGCCATCGCTGTCAAAGCATGGCAAGGCGGCTATACTGCAGAGATGCACGAAGGAGCCGAAACCGGTGCCGCCTACTGGCACATGGTCGATCTGGTCTGGATTATCCTATTCCCCCTCATCTATGTATTGCATTAG
- a CDS encoding 4Fe-4S binding protein — translation MLSKEAKRPTQIPTTGPRVPAATGQPHAGLFGLPVQRWRQITQAGFFVLFIVAPIFDLFRLDLHLGHFIFLGMDWTLGLDNFSAGNMSAGQAALNIFLRAFLPVLATGAALIYISWKWGRLYCGWLCPHFSIVETINQTLRKAIGKQSIWDAEKMDERNADGSTTKPDAIWWLGVIPLVIACSVLWATVLLTYLLPPAEIYANIWHWSLTRNQAVFLTAGSIAFFVEFMFARHLFCRYACAVGLFQSLAWMGNDKAMVVGFERERAKDCSSCFSACDNVCPMRLNPRNVKRMMFACVQCGQCVDACTHTQTDNPEGELLGWVNHVRAESEAALTGSKAKTIQIALVRDDAGKQKSNGEV, via the coding sequence ATGTTGTCGAAAGAAGCGAAACGCCCTACTCAGATCCCCACTACCGGCCCCAGGGTGCCGGCAGCAACGGGGCAGCCACATGCCGGATTATTCGGCTTACCGGTACAACGCTGGCGCCAGATCACGCAGGCCGGATTTTTCGTCCTGTTTATCGTGGCACCAATTTTTGATCTGTTCCGCCTCGATTTGCACCTGGGTCATTTCATCTTCCTGGGCATGGACTGGACGCTGGGCCTGGATAATTTTTCCGCCGGTAATATGAGCGCCGGTCAGGCCGCCTTGAATATTTTCCTGCGCGCCTTTTTACCGGTACTGGCAACCGGGGCCGCGCTCATCTACATCAGCTGGAAATGGGGTCGTTTGTACTGCGGCTGGTTATGTCCGCATTTTTCCATCGTTGAAACCATCAACCAGACACTCAGAAAAGCCATAGGCAAGCAAAGTATCTGGGATGCCGAGAAAATGGATGAGAGAAATGCCGACGGCAGCACCACCAAGCCCGATGCAATCTGGTGGTTAGGCGTGATTCCTCTGGTAATTGCCTGCTCGGTTTTATGGGCGACGGTATTACTCACTTACCTACTACCGCCGGCCGAGATCTACGCGAATATCTGGCACTGGAGCCTGACCAGAAATCAAGCGGTTTTCCTCACCGCCGGCAGCATCGCCTTTTTTGTCGAGTTCATGTTTGCGCGCCATCTGTTTTGCCGCTATGCCTGTGCGGTCGGGCTGTTTCAAAGCCTGGCCTGGATGGGCAACGACAAGGCCATGGTAGTGGGTTTTGAGCGCGAACGCGCGAAAGACTGTTCCAGCTGTTTCTCGGCCTGTGACAATGTCTGCCCGATGCGACTAAATCCGCGCAATGTCAAGCGCATGATGTTCGCCTGCGTGCAATGCGGTCAGTGTGTCGATGCCTGTACCCATACCCAAACCGACAACCCCGAAGGTGAATTACTAGGCTGGGTCAATCATGTGCGCGCCGAATCGGAAGCGGCATTGACCGGCAGCAAAGCCAAGACCATACAAATTGCCTTAGTGCGCGATGACGCCGGCAAGCAAAAGTCAAACGGAGAAGTATAA
- a CDS encoding VWA domain-containing protein, protein MEEYIGGLWDKLITRVAYRGFPAARVDLKQIEKIAPIFFRAIGGDAGLNLQAGTATTHGARRQWLERVAGISEKIELAWSNETTLHLPAWIEHFPEQELNRDLYLWLIALAAHDVAPDTSWIVRNQQATLATLLALPGLKSRYEQLCQAEFALRPLPETLPTADAKAEASIRQALSEPGSVASFQAGRKPAAPVMLWLHPDPPQAMGEERKASKNVPQQPEGGKLNKDNEARKRQAENVKMPDGKSPFMLLFRAESLFSWAEFIKVDRPLDEDENDDAQRAANDLDFLSVASDSKTTTSRIRFDLDLPGESDDDLLLADGILYPEWDYRKRLLQPNHCQVQMMLAKDSQASELPASLKPTARRLRQQFQSLMPLRTRLKGQVSGSDLDLDACVRFASEKNSGTPTSEPGLYIDQKQQLRDLSCLLLADLSLSTDAWINNSARVIDVIRDSLYLFSEALSTTGDRFALYGFSSVRRDNVRFHLLKGFDERYNDNIRGRLAALKPGYYTRMGTAIRHASQILSKQKTGRRLLLILTDGKPNDLDKYEGRYGIEDTRIAVQEARRLGLTPFCVTIDEKAGDYLPHLFGSNGYVVVKNAEELPQCGGDVKILGLFEMLTAFRMPRPANTARSDDRNKAMS, encoded by the coding sequence ATGGAAGAGTATATTGGCGGACTATGGGATAAGCTCATCACCCGCGTCGCCTATCGTGGTTTCCCGGCCGCCCGTGTCGATCTCAAGCAGATAGAAAAAATCGCCCCGATCTTTTTCCGCGCCATCGGTGGCGATGCCGGCCTAAACCTGCAGGCAGGTACTGCCACCACCCACGGCGCACGCCGCCAATGGCTGGAACGGGTAGCCGGCATCAGCGAAAAAATCGAACTGGCCTGGAGCAATGAAACCACCTTACATCTGCCGGCCTGGATAGAGCACTTTCCCGAGCAAGAGTTAAACCGCGACTTATATCTATGGCTGATCGCCCTGGCAGCCCACGATGTCGCGCCAGACACCAGCTGGATAGTGCGCAACCAACAAGCCACGCTAGCGACCTTACTGGCACTACCTGGCTTAAAGTCGCGTTACGAGCAATTGTGCCAGGCTGAATTTGCCTTGCGCCCTCTTCCGGAAACTTTGCCTACCGCCGATGCCAAAGCCGAAGCGAGCATACGTCAGGCGCTGAGCGAACCGGGCAGCGTGGCAAGCTTTCAGGCTGGCCGCAAACCGGCCGCCCCCGTCATGCTATGGTTGCACCCCGATCCTCCGCAAGCCATGGGAGAAGAAAGAAAAGCCTCGAAAAACGTGCCACAGCAACCCGAGGGCGGCAAGCTCAACAAGGATAATGAAGCGCGCAAGCGCCAGGCCGAAAACGTTAAAATGCCGGACGGCAAAAGCCCGTTCATGCTGCTGTTTCGCGCCGAAAGCCTGTTCTCCTGGGCTGAGTTTATCAAGGTCGACCGGCCGCTGGATGAAGACGAAAACGATGATGCGCAAAGGGCCGCCAACGATCTTGATTTTTTAAGCGTGGCCAGCGACAGCAAGACCACCACCAGCCGCATCCGTTTTGATCTCGATTTACCCGGCGAATCAGACGACGATCTGCTGCTGGCCGATGGCATCCTGTATCCGGAATGGGATTACCGCAAGCGCCTGCTACAACCAAATCATTGCCAGGTACAGATGATGCTGGCAAAAGATAGCCAAGCCTCTGAACTGCCGGCCTCACTCAAGCCTACCGCGCGGCGCCTGCGCCAGCAGTTTCAATCGCTGATGCCCTTGCGCACCCGTCTCAAGGGACAGGTCAGCGGCAGTGACCTAGATCTCGATGCCTGCGTACGCTTTGCCTCAGAGAAAAACAGCGGCACGCCAACCTCCGAGCCTGGCTTGTATATCGACCAGAAACAACAGTTACGCGATCTCTCGTGCTTATTGTTGGCCGATTTGTCCTTATCGACCGATGCCTGGATCAACAATTCAGCGCGCGTGATCGATGTGATACGCGATAGCCTGTATCTGTTCAGCGAAGCCTTGTCGACCACCGGCGACCGCTTTGCCCTGTATGGTTTCTCGTCGGTGCGGCGTGACAACGTACGCTTCCATTTGCTTAAGGGCTTTGACGAGCGCTACAACGACAACATACGCGGACGTCTGGCCGCACTTAAGCCAGGCTATTACACCCGTATGGGCACCGCGATACGCCATGCCTCGCAAATTCTGTCGAAACAGAAAACCGGACGCCGCCTGCTGTTAATACTGACCGACGGCAAACCCAACGATCTCGACAAATATGAAGGCCGCTACGGCATCGAAGACACCCGCATCGCCGTGCAGGAAGCGCGCCGCCTGGGCCTGACGCCATTTTGCGTGACCATCGATGAAAAAGCCGGCGATTATCTGCCGCACCTGTTTGGCAGCAATGGCTATGTGGTGGTGAAAAATGCGGAAGAACTACCGCAATGTGGTGGTGACGTCAAAATCCTTGGCCTGTTTGAAATGCTCACGGCTTTTCGAATGCCGAGACCGGCAAACACAGCGCGATCAGATGACCGCAATAAAGCAATGAGTTGA
- the lepB gene encoding signal peptidase I has protein sequence MSLNIRKLAAENKGFLVFLFGMVLMRSALADWYLVPSSSMYPTLLEGDRVICDRIAYDVKLPFTDVILKHVAEPQRGDVVTFASPEDGVRLVKRLIAVPGDVVEMRNERLIINGVEANYQAIEKDAGHLTPLREYPAQQLVFRESLGAMQHEMIVMPDRAAMHTFGPVTVPPGQYMMLGDNRDNSKDSRYIGMVKRELITGQVKRLLFSLDGDRYYLPRLERIGSSV, from the coding sequence ATGTCATTGAATATACGTAAATTGGCAGCGGAGAATAAGGGTTTTCTGGTATTTCTGTTCGGTATGGTCTTGATGCGTAGCGCATTGGCAGACTGGTATCTGGTGCCCTCAAGTTCCATGTATCCGACCCTGCTGGAAGGTGACCGGGTGATCTGCGACCGTATCGCCTATGACGTCAAACTGCCGTTTACCGATGTGATACTCAAGCATGTGGCGGAGCCACAGCGCGGTGATGTGGTGACGTTTGCCTCGCCGGAAGATGGTGTACGTCTGGTTAAGCGATTGATTGCGGTGCCCGGTGATGTGGTCGAAATGCGCAATGAACGACTGATCATCAATGGTGTTGAGGCCAACTATCAGGCTATCGAGAAGGATGCCGGGCATCTGACGCCGCTGCGTGAGTACCCCGCTCAGCAATTGGTGTTTAGGGAAAGTTTGGGTGCGATGCAGCATGAAATGATCGTCATGCCGGATAGGGCTGCCATGCATACCTTTGGCCCTGTGACTGTGCCACCAGGGCAATACATGATGCTCGGGGATAACCGCGACAATAGCAAGGATTCGCGCTACATAGGGATGGTCAAGCGCGAACTCATTACCGGGCAGGTGAAGCGACTGTTGTTTTCACTTGATGGCGATCGTTATTATTTGCCGCGACTCGAACGCATAGGTTCTAGCGTGTAG
- a CDS encoding TRAP transporter substrate-binding protein, with amino-acid sequence MERRSFLKKAAVGASAGAVAAPSLAQTTPTLNWRLASSFPKSLDTIYGAAEVFCNRVKELTDGKFNIRPFAGGEIVPGGQVLDAVQNGTVEIGHTASYYYFGKDATFAFDTAVPFGLSSRQQTAWMLHGNGMKLMREFFAEYNVVNFLGGNTGTQMGGWFRKEIKGPEDLKGLKFRVGGFAGKVLTKLGTVPQQIPGGDIYPALEKGTIDAAEWVGPYDDEKLGFYKVAKVYHYPGWWEGGAQLSFYVGKKEWDKLPKQFQHAIEVASMEAHTDMQAKYDAKNPAALGRLLQNKISLKPFPQSVMEACFKAAQETFTEEAEKNPKFKKVYDDWKTFRNNQGQWFNVAEQSFARFNMARPLK; translated from the coding sequence ATGGAACGTCGTTCCTTTCTAAAAAAAGCAGCCGTAGGCGCATCAGCAGGTGCGGTCGCCGCACCAAGTTTGGCACAAACCACTCCTACCCTTAACTGGCGTCTCGCTTCTAGCTTTCCGAAAAGCTTGGACACCATTTATGGCGCTGCAGAAGTGTTTTGTAATCGTGTCAAAGAATTGACCGATGGTAAGTTCAATATCCGCCCATTTGCCGGTGGTGAGATTGTTCCTGGTGGTCAGGTACTCGATGCCGTACAAAACGGCACGGTAGAGATTGGCCATACGGCGTCTTACTATTACTTCGGTAAGGATGCGACTTTTGCTTTTGATACTGCTGTTCCGTTTGGCTTGAGCTCGCGCCAGCAAACCGCGTGGATGCTGCATGGTAACGGCATGAAATTGATGCGCGAATTTTTCGCTGAATACAATGTGGTCAATTTTCTGGGCGGAAATACAGGTACGCAGATGGGTGGCTGGTTCCGTAAGGAAATCAAGGGCCCGGAAGATCTGAAAGGCTTGAAATTCCGCGTTGGTGGTTTTGCCGGGAAAGTTCTGACTAAGCTTGGTACAGTTCCTCAGCAGATTCCAGGTGGTGATATCTATCCTGCGCTGGAAAAAGGCACGATCGATGCGGCTGAATGGGTAGGTCCGTACGATGATGAAAAGCTCGGCTTCTACAAGGTTGCCAAGGTGTATCACTATCCGGGTTGGTGGGAAGGCGGAGCTCAATTGTCGTTTTACGTCGGCAAAAAAGAGTGGGATAAATTGCCTAAGCAATTCCAGCACGCTATTGAAGTGGCGTCGATGGAAGCGCATACCGATATGCAAGCCAAGTACGATGCAAAAAATCCTGCTGCATTAGGTCGCCTGTTACAGAACAAGATTTCCTTAAAACCTTTCCCGCAATCGGTGATGGAAGCTTGCTTCAAGGCGGCGCAAGAGACTTTTACTGAAGAAGCGGAGAAAAATCCAAAATTCAAAAAAGTCTACGATGACTGGAAAACTTTCCGGAATAATCAGGGACAATGGTTTAATGTTGCGGAGCAATCTTTTGCACGTTTCAACATGGCACGTCCTTTGAAATAA
- a CDS encoding CbbQ/NirQ/NorQ/GpvN family protein, whose protein sequence is MNAPSSHNLINLHQTQEVPFYQPVGNECALFEYAFHHQLPLLIKGPTGCGKTRFVAHMAAKLARPLVTVACHDDLTAADLVGRHLIGDGQTIWSDGPLTRAVRLGGICYLDEVVEARKDTTVVLHPLTDDRRILPIERTGEELQAPDEFMLVVSYNPGYQNLLKNLKPSTRQRFIAIQFDYPPAALEQDILVKETGIDSATAQRLVKLAGHFRQLKNHDLEEAASTRLLVYAATLIKAGCDPVLACQSAMVEPLTDDLDTAAALLEVIKASMAK, encoded by the coding sequence ATGAATGCCCCAAGTTCACACAACTTAATCAATTTACACCAAACTCAGGAAGTGCCTTTTTATCAGCCGGTAGGCAATGAATGCGCGCTATTTGAATATGCGTTCCATCACCAGTTACCGCTCTTAATCAAAGGGCCTACCGGTTGCGGCAAGACCCGTTTCGTGGCGCACATGGCGGCCAAACTGGCACGCCCGCTGGTGACCGTGGCCTGTCACGACGATCTGACTGCGGCCGACCTGGTGGGTCGCCACCTGATCGGCGACGGCCAGACCATCTGGTCCGACGGCCCGCTTACCAGAGCAGTCCGGTTGGGCGGTATCTGCTATCTCGATGAAGTGGTCGAAGCGCGCAAAGACACCACGGTAGTACTGCACCCGCTGACTGATGACCGTCGCATCTTGCCGATAGAACGTACCGGCGAAGAACTGCAGGCTCCCGATGAATTTATGCTGGTGGTATCCTACAATCCAGGCTACCAAAACCTGTTGAAAAACCTCAAGCCATCGACCCGCCAGCGTTTCATCGCGATACAGTTTGATTACCCGCCAGCCGCCTTGGAGCAAGACATTCTGGTCAAGGAAACCGGGATTGATAGCGCCACCGCGCAGCGTCTGGTAAAACTGGCCGGACACTTCCGCCAGCTGAAAAATCACGACCTGGAAGAGGCTGCCTCGACCCGTTTGCTGGTGTACGCAGCGACCCTGATTAAAGCCGGTTGTGACCCTGTTCTGGCTTGTCAGTCAGCAATGGTAGAACCTCTCACTGACGACCTTGACACCGCGGCAGCCCTACTTGAAGTAATTAAAGCCAGCATGGCGAAATAA